Proteins from one Carcharodon carcharias isolate sCarCar2 chromosome 19, sCarCar2.pri, whole genome shotgun sequence genomic window:
- the LOC121291563 gene encoding stathmin-like isoform X1: MYLISDIRVKELDKRSSGQAFEIILSPTAETIPEFPLSPKKDRSLEDLQKKMEAAENRRKSHEAEVLKQLAEKQEHVKEVLQRAIEENTKFSKMAEERLISKMELIKENREAQLAAKLERLREKDKHLEEVRKNRESKETEELV, encoded by the exons atgtacctCATTTCAGATATTAGGGTAAAAGAACTAGACAAGCGTTCTTCAGGCCAGGCTTTTGAGATCATTCTGAGCCCCACAGCTGAAACAATTCCAGAATTTCCTCTTTCTCCCAAGAAAGATCGGTCACTTGAAGATCTTCAAAAAAAAATGGAAGCTGCAGAGAACAGACGAAAG TCACATGAAGCAGAAGTTCTGAAGCAGTTGGCTGAAAAACAGGAGCATGTAAAGGAAGTGCTTCAGAGAGCTATTGAAGAAAATACCAAATTCAGCAAAATGGCAGAGGAAAGACTGATCTCCAAGATGGAACTTATTAAGGAGAACCGTGAAGCTCAGTTAGCTGCCAAGCTTGAGCGTCTTCGTGAAAAG GACAAGCACCTGGAGGAAGTGAGAAAGAACAGAGAAAGCAAAGAAACCGAAGAACTTGTTTAA
- the LOC121291563 gene encoding stathmin-like isoform X2: protein MACTDIRVKELDKRSSGQAFEIILSPTAETIPEFPLSPKKDRSLEDLQKKMEAAENRRKSHEAEVLKQLAEKQEHVKEVLQRAIEENTKFSKMAEERLISKMELIKENREAQLAAKLERLREKDKHLEEVRKNRESKETEELV, encoded by the exons ATGGCTTGTACTG ATATTAGGGTAAAAGAACTAGACAAGCGTTCTTCAGGCCAGGCTTTTGAGATCATTCTGAGCCCCACAGCTGAAACAATTCCAGAATTTCCTCTTTCTCCCAAGAAAGATCGGTCACTTGAAGATCTTCAAAAAAAAATGGAAGCTGCAGAGAACAGACGAAAG TCACATGAAGCAGAAGTTCTGAAGCAGTTGGCTGAAAAACAGGAGCATGTAAAGGAAGTGCTTCAGAGAGCTATTGAAGAAAATACCAAATTCAGCAAAATGGCAGAGGAAAGACTGATCTCCAAGATGGAACTTATTAAGGAGAACCGTGAAGCTCAGTTAGCTGCCAAGCTTGAGCGTCTTCGTGAAAAG GACAAGCACCTGGAGGAAGTGAGAAAGAACAGAGAAAGCAAAGAAACCGAAGAACTTGTTTAA